A stretch of the Fusobacterium varium genome encodes the following:
- a CDS encoding phosphate ABC transporter substrate-binding protein produces MKKNFLKKGLIAALIVVGGMGLGQKAEARSSVVQVKGSDTILNASQAIAEKFMSENKGARIAVTGGGSGVGISALINKTTDIAMASRNIKDKEIEQAKAKGINVDEIVVGFDGITIIANKSNPIKDIDDKTLGKVFRGEITNWKELGGDDAEIVVLSRDSSSGTHEFFKEHIIREGNSKGTQEYGAKTLYMPSNEAIKQEVKANKYAIGYIGMGYMDSSVEAVTVDGIAATPENVLNKSYPIAREVFWYADNAREGVVKDLVDYAVSPKGQEIIKNEGFVPVK; encoded by the coding sequence ATGAAAAAAAATTTTTTAAAAAAAGGATTAATAGCAGCATTAATAGTTGTAGGTGGTATGGGGTTAGGGCAAAAAGCTGAAGCAAGATCAAGTGTTGTACAAGTAAAAGGTTCTGACACAATATTAAATGCTTCTCAGGCTATAGCAGAAAAATTTATGAGTGAGAACAAAGGGGCAAGAATAGCTGTAACTGGTGGAGGATCAGGGGTAGGAATATCAGCATTAATAAATAAAACTACTGATATAGCAATGGCATCAAGAAATATTAAAGATAAAGAAATTGAACAGGCTAAAGCTAAAGGAATAAATGTAGATGAAATTGTAGTTGGATTTGATGGAATTACAATAATAGCTAATAAATCTAATCCAATAAAAGATATTGATGATAAAACTCTAGGTAAAGTATTCAGAGGAGAAATTACTAACTGGAAGGAATTAGGTGGAGATGATGCAGAAATAGTTGTTTTATCAAGAGATTCTTCATCAGGAACACATGAATTCTTTAAAGAACACATAATCAGAGAAGGAAATTCTAAAGGAACTCAAGAATATGGTGCTAAAACTCTATATATGCCATCTAATGAGGCTATAAAACAGGAAGTAAAAGCAAATAAATATGCCATTGGATATATCGGTATGGGATATATGGATTCATCAGTAGAAGCTGTAACAGTGGATGGTATAGCAGCTACTCCTGAGAATGTATTAAATAAATCATATCCAATAGCTAGAGAAGTTTTCTGGTATGCTGATAATGCCAGAGAAGGTGTTGTTAAAGATTTAGTTGATTATGCAGTATCTCCAAAAGGACAAGAAATAATCAAAAATGAAGGATTTGTACCTGTAAAATAG
- a CDS encoding phosphate ABC transporter permease, whose protein sequence is MFSIRKVKDSGMRHALFGIGVSNIVIIFLIFLFIFLNGIKFFKHYPLSEFLFGTRWISLSEFYGLLPLLAGSFWVTLVALLISIPVGISTAVYISEYASPKARSILKVTIETMSAIPSVVLGFIGLYVLSGPIKNLFNLNSGLTALTGGIMLAFMAIPTIVSIADDSLNALDKSYKEASLALGANKIETIFNILLPAAFPGIFAGIMLGFGRIIGETLTVLMITGNSPILALSPLSPVRTLTATIAAEMGEVVQGSTHYYALFAIGIILFLISFITNSVADNFIQKSRKMN, encoded by the coding sequence ATGTTTTCCATAAGAAAAGTTAAAGATTCTGGTATGAGACATGCTTTATTTGGAATAGGAGTCTCAAATATAGTAATCATATTTCTTATTTTTCTTTTCATATTTTTAAACGGAATAAAGTTTTTTAAACACTATCCTTTATCAGAGTTTCTCTTCGGTACAAGATGGATATCACTTTCAGAATTTTATGGATTGCTTCCATTACTGGCAGGATCTTTCTGGGTAACACTTGTAGCATTACTGATTTCTATTCCAGTAGGTATCTCTACAGCAGTTTATATATCAGAATATGCCTCTCCTAAAGCAAGAAGTATATTGAAAGTTACCATTGAAACAATGTCAGCAATACCATCAGTTGTTCTTGGGTTTATAGGTTTATATGTTCTTTCTGGTCCTATAAAAAATCTATTTAATCTAAACAGCGGACTGACAGCACTAACAGGAGGAATAATGCTGGCATTCATGGCAATTCCCACTATAGTAAGTATTGCAGATGATTCATTAAATGCTCTTGATAAATCATATAAAGAAGCATCTCTTGCTCTTGGAGCAAATAAAATTGAAACTATATTTAATATTCTTCTTCCAGCTGCTTTTCCTGGTATATTTGCTGGAATAATGTTAGGATTTGGAAGAATAATTGGGGAAACTCTCACAGTTTTAATGATTACTGGAAATTCTCCAATACTTGCACTTTCTCCACTTTCTCCAGTAAGAACTCTTACAGCTACTATTGCAGCAGAAATGGGAGAAGTAGTTCAAGGAAGTACACATTACTATGCCTTATTTGCAATAGGTATCATCTTATTCCTTATAAGTTTCATAACTAACAGTGTTGCAGATAATTTTATACAAAAATCTAGAAAAATGAATTAA
- a CDS encoding putative DNA-binding response regulator, translated as MRILVVEDDKEIQELITYFLTKEGYEVDRASDGLEGLKLLKENRNELVVLDLMLPNLDGKNFTKIVRDISSEYGEPVIIMLTAKTEIEDVLDGLEIGADDYMKKPFDPRELVLRIKKFLKTTDREIKNEKYRFKDIEIDESRHIVIANGEEVELSKKEYDLLLLLIKNRDLVITRERILDKVWNSNYYTGDRTVDVYISKLRDKIPELSGCIKTVKGVGYKLEEKK; from the coding sequence ATGAGAATTCTGGTTGTAGAAGATGACAAAGAGATACAGGAATTAATAACATATTTTCTGACAAAAGAAGGTTATGAAGTAGATAGGGCCTCTGATGGATTAGAAGGATTGAAACTTCTTAAAGAAAATAGAAATGAATTAGTTGTGCTTGATTTGATGCTGCCTAATTTAGATGGAAAAAATTTTACAAAAATTGTAAGAGATATATCTTCTGAATATGGAGAACCAGTGATAATAATGCTTACTGCTAAAACTGAAATAGAAGATGTATTAGATGGACTTGAAATAGGTGCAGATGACTATATGAAAAAACCATTTGATCCTAGAGAGCTTGTTTTGAGAATAAAAAAATTCCTTAAAACAACAGATAGAGAAATTAAAAATGAAAAATATAGATTTAAAGATATAGAAATTGATGAAAGCAGACATATAGTAATTGCCAATGGCGAGGAAGTGGAACTCTCTAAAAAAGAATATGATCTTTTACTTCTTCTTATTAAAAACAGGGATCTGGTCATTACAAGAGAGAGGATATTAGATAAAGTCTGGAACAGTAATTACTATACTGGGGATAGAACTGTAGATGTTTATATATCAAAATTAAGAGATAAAATACCTGAATTATCTGGCTGTATAAAAACTGTGAAAGGAGTGGGATACAAATTAGAAGAAAAGAAATAA
- a CDS encoding two-component system sensor histidine kinase produces MILIIEGIFISLNSTILSNLYQQRVKQNLKQDNILIKRLAEDYRHDRYKDVFSESDLRFTLIDYDGNVVFDSKNIDREEHMDNHLKREEVQEAINGEEGFAIRKSKTIGHMFAYYTTGFTNDFDEKYIIRTSSDYSKEIRQIREFLFVQIMFFLALNFAIHFFYKNYIKRDFYNKIKKMKRFLEIGEKEKINYLKEEKWFFEFWDILKEWQGRNLRNIERLERERKTLSLVISSVDIFIGLLNKEGKFVVKNNVLSYLVDSTREKYLECIKYIEIIDIIKKGVNEKTNIKEEIYVQGLKRYFIVTLKQLEFSNQVLITIKDITSTRKAVEVQKNFISNVSHELKTPLTNIKGYLIALEDAPDPMREKFLNVIKGNVEKLENIVLDFLNISKIENSNILNITQVSIDKIKNNIQATMEILLKKKNASIEYQVDVIDENNYIRADFDKITMILKNLIENGIIYNKSENPKIIVKITEGQDRYNFSVSDNGIGIPADEQYKVFERFYRVDRARTSNLGGTGLGLAIVKSLIEKYGGKITVVSEEGKGTTFEFYISK; encoded by the coding sequence ATGATATTGATTATAGAAGGAATATTTATCAGTCTTAACTCGACTATTCTTTCAAATCTCTATCAACAGAGAGTAAAACAGAATTTAAAACAGGATAATATTTTAATTAAAAGATTAGCAGAGGATTACAGACATGACAGATATAAAGATGTATTTTCAGAAAGTGATTTAAGATTTACATTAATAGATTATGATGGAAATGTTGTATTTGACTCTAAAAATATAGATCGAGAAGAACATATGGATAATCATCTAAAAAGAGAAGAAGTACAGGAAGCTATCAATGGAGAAGAGGGATTTGCTATAAGAAAAAGTAAAACTATAGGTCATATGTTTGCTTATTATACAACAGGTTTCACAAATGATTTTGATGAAAAATATATAATAAGAACTTCCAGTGATTATTCAAAAGAAATTAGACAGATAAGAGAATTTTTATTTGTTCAGATAATGTTTTTTCTTGCATTAAACTTTGCTATTCATTTTTTCTATAAGAATTATATTAAAAGAGATTTCTATAATAAAATTAAAAAGATGAAAAGATTTCTTGAAATTGGAGAGAAAGAGAAAATAAATTATCTTAAAGAAGAAAAATGGTTTTTTGAATTTTGGGATATTTTGAAAGAGTGGCAGGGAAGAAATCTGAGAAATATCGAACGTTTGGAAAGAGAAAGAAAAACTTTGTCTTTAGTAATATCTTCTGTTGATATTTTTATAGGATTATTAAATAAAGAAGGAAAATTTGTCGTAAAAAATAATGTATTAAGCTATCTTGTGGACTCTACTAGAGAAAAGTATTTAGAATGTATCAAATATATAGAGATAATAGATATAATAAAAAAAGGTGTCAATGAAAAAACAAACATAAAAGAGGAAATATATGTTCAGGGATTGAAAAGATACTTTATTGTAACATTGAAACAGCTGGAATTTAGTAATCAGGTTCTTATTACAATAAAAGATATTACAAGTACAAGAAAAGCAGTGGAAGTACAGAAAAACTTTATTAGCAATGTAAGTCATGAGCTAAAAACTCCGCTTACAAATATAAAGGGATATCTTATTGCTCTTGAAGATGCTCCAGATCCAATGAGAGAAAAATTTTTAAATGTAATTAAAGGGAATGTAGAGAAATTAGAGAATATAGTTTTAGATTTTTTGAATATATCAAAAATAGAAAATTCAAACATATTAAATATAACACAGGTGAGTATTGATAAAATAAAAAATAATATTCAGGCAACTATGGAAATACTTCTTAAAAAGAAAAATGCTTCTATTGAATATCAAGTAGATGTAATTGATGAAAATAATTATATTAGAGCAGATTTTGATAAAATAACAATGATATTAAAAAATCTTATTGAAAATGGAATTATATACAATAAATCTGAGAATCCTAAAATAATAGTAAAAATAACAGAAGGACAGGATAGATATAATTTTTCAGTTTCAGATAATGGAATAGGGATACCTGCAGATGAACAATATAAAGTTTTTGAAAGATTTTATAGAGTAGACAGAGCAAGAACAAGTAATCTTGGAGGAACAGGATTAGGCCTTGCAATTGTAAAAAGCCTTATAGAGAAATATGGAGGAAAAATAACTGTTGTTTCTGAAGAGGGAAAAGGAACAACATTTGAATTCTATATTTCTAAATGA
- a CDS encoding phosphate ABC transporter permease: MLIIKKRGEKIFENIIKAIGIISILPVFLIIGYIVYKGLPAISWEFLTEMPKNGMREGGIFPAIIGTIYLTIGTIVVSVPFGIFTGIYLVEYAKDNLLTRIINLTIINLAGIPSIIYGLFGMALFVIFLGFGVSIISGSLTLGIMCLPVIITSTRESLLAIPTHLREASLALGATKWETITKVVLPAALPGILTGVILSISRAAGETAPIMFTAVAFYLPFLPETPWDQVMALPYHLYVISTQVPNMPASYMNGTLFVLVVITISFNLIGAVIRQRFNNK, from the coding sequence ATGCTCATAATAAAAAAAAGAGGGGAAAAAATATTTGAAAATATAATAAAAGCTATTGGAATAATTTCTATACTCCCTGTATTCTTAATCATTGGATACATTGTATATAAAGGTCTTCCTGCTATTTCTTGGGAATTTCTTACTGAAATGCCTAAAAATGGAATGAGGGAAGGTGGAATATTCCCTGCTATTATAGGTACAATCTATTTAACTATTGGTACTATTGTTGTATCTGTTCCATTTGGAATATTTACTGGAATATATCTGGTAGAGTATGCAAAAGATAATCTTCTTACAAGAATAATAAATCTTACTATTATCAACCTTGCTGGAATACCTAGTATAATATATGGACTCTTTGGGATGGCTCTTTTCGTAATATTTCTAGGATTTGGCGTTTCAATTATATCTGGTTCTCTTACATTGGGAATCATGTGTCTTCCAGTAATTATCACTTCTACTAGGGAATCATTACTGGCTATACCTACTCATTTAAGAGAAGCCTCTCTGGCCCTTGGTGCTACAAAATGGGAAACTATCACTAAAGTAGTTCTTCCTGCTGCACTTCCAGGAATTCTTACTGGAGTTATCTTAAGCATATCAAGAGCTGCTGGTGAAACAGCTCCTATAATGTTTACTGCAGTAGCATTTTATCTTCCATTCCTTCCAGAAACTCCTTGGGATCAGGTAATGGCTCTGCCTTATCACTTATATGTAATATCTACACAAGTCCCTAATATGCCAGCAAGTTATATGAATGGTACTCTTTTCGTTCTTGTGGTAATAACTATCAGCTTCAATTTGATCGGAGCTGTAATCAGACAAAGATTTAATAATAAATAA
- a CDS encoding flavocytochrome c encodes MGKIRSILLVTFMMVLSAFSFSYEPGSYKGEATGYGGKIEVEIAVSKDRIENIKVLPNKETPFISSLAIERIPAMVLEKQSLGIDTVAGATVSSRGVLTAITNAVKEAGGDVRELRKRVPAPEIKKGNKEYIADVVVIGGGGAGLAAATSAKQNGASVILIEKMPRLGGNTVLAGGAYNAVDPKRQVPQGIEDSIELHYQHTYEGGDKKGNPKLVRILVENAYSALEWLESLGMTFKDEVFTVLGALYPRSHKPTTPVGTGMILAHKDFAEKNGIMIFYETEAKDFIVKDGKVAGVKAEDAKNKIVFNAKKAVILATGGFAGDVEYRQKFNSNLTENILTTNHPGGDGAGIKMAEKIGAKLIGMEDIQLLPMGDPVTGSLSGNIETTVEDRIFVNKDGRRFVAEDERRDVMTNALFKQKDAYMWVIVDSKVYPTLETKNNFNEPIGDLIKAGRAVKADTLDELAEKIGVPADTLKKTIADYNKSVDAKKDPFGRKLFGIKFDKAPYYAGPRIPTVHHTMGGVEINEKAQVINTKGNPIPGLYAAGEVTGGIHGTNRLGGNALTDITVFGRIAGENAAKEK; translated from the coding sequence ATGGGAAAGATAAGGAGTATTTTATTAGTTACATTTATGATGGTTCTTTCTGCCTTTTCATTTTCTTATGAGCCAGGAAGCTATAAAGGTGAAGCTACTGGTTATGGTGGAAAAATAGAGGTAGAAATAGCTGTATCAAAAGACAGGATAGAAAATATAAAAGTTCTTCCTAATAAAGAAACACCATTTATATCAAGCTTAGCAATTGAAAGAATACCAGCAATGGTACTTGAAAAACAAAGTCTTGGAATAGATACAGTAGCAGGAGCAACAGTGAGCAGCAGAGGAGTTCTCACTGCAATAACTAATGCAGTTAAAGAAGCAGGAGGAGATGTAAGAGAACTTAGAAAAAGAGTTCCAGCTCCAGAGATAAAAAAAGGAAATAAAGAATATATAGCAGATGTTGTAGTTATTGGGGGAGGAGGAGCAGGTCTTGCAGCTGCTACTTCAGCCAAACAAAATGGCGCAAGTGTTATTCTTATAGAAAAAATGCCTAGATTGGGAGGAAATACTGTATTAGCAGGGGGAGCATATAATGCTGTTGACCCCAAAAGACAGGTACCTCAAGGAATAGAAGATTCAATAGAACTTCATTATCAACATACTTATGAGGGTGGAGATAAGAAAGGAAATCCAAAACTGGTAAGAATACTTGTTGAAAATGCTTATTCAGCACTTGAATGGCTAGAAAGTTTAGGGATGACTTTCAAAGATGAAGTATTTACAGTATTGGGAGCTCTTTATCCAAGAAGTCATAAGCCAACTACACCAGTAGGAACTGGAATGATTCTTGCACACAAAGATTTTGCTGAAAAAAATGGAATAATGATTTTCTATGAAACAGAAGCAAAAGATTTTATTGTGAAAGATGGAAAAGTAGCTGGAGTAAAAGCTGAAGATGCAAAAAATAAAATTGTATTCAATGCTAAAAAAGCTGTAATTCTTGCTACTGGTGGATTTGCAGGAGATGTTGAGTATAGACAGAAATTCAATTCTAATTTAACAGAAAATATTCTTACTACTAATCATCCAGGTGGAGATGGAGCAGGGATAAAAATGGCTGAAAAAATAGGAGCTAAATTGATAGGAATGGAAGATATTCAGCTTCTGCCTATGGGGGATCCTGTAACTGGAAGTTTAAGTGGAAATATTGAAACTACTGTTGAAGATAGAATATTTGTTAATAAAGATGGAAGACGTTTTGTGGCAGAAGATGAGAGAAGAGATGTTATGACAAATGCTCTTTTCAAGCAAAAAGATGCCTATATGTGGGTAATAGTAGATTCAAAAGTTTATCCTACATTAGAAACTAAAAATAACTTTAATGAACCTATTGGAGATTTAATAAAAGCTGGAAGAGCTGTAAAAGCAGATACACTAGATGAACTTGCTGAAAAAATAGGAGTTCCTGCTGATACTCTTAAAAAGACTATTGCAGATTATAATAAAAGTGTAGATGCTAAAAAAGATCCATTTGGAAGAAAACTTTTTGGTATAAAATTTGATAAAGCACCTTACTATGCAGGACCACGTATTCCTACTGTACATCATACTATGGGTGGAGTAGAAATTAATGAAAAAGCTCAAGTAATAAATACTAAAGGAAATCCAATTCCCGGATTGTATGCAGCTGGGGAAGTTACTGGAGGAATCCATGGAACTAATAGACTTGGAGGAAATGCTTTAACAGATATAACTGTATTTGGTAGAATAGCTGGAGAAAATGCAGCCAAAGAAAAATAA